The Fibrobacter sp. UWB5 genome has a window encoding:
- a CDS encoding histidine phosphatase family protein: MFIPASTFFNSLASDERVFLLIRHGERRHITPEDPDFGAHVGLTERGREQALSLGKCIPAEGDMSFFSSPVGRCMETASCIAKGRGIENPQVQPLDCLAEYFVQDYDEYTKVLRAGFYEGICEWLKNEAEGNPRGDKEAFAPLPARSEEMLSMMLEKGGARFNIFATHDAWVVPCLTHFCKMAFTPQRWMNYLTGMAVVTDAQKNVKRIVPVTGLDTGWLLF; this comes from the coding sequence ATGTTCATTCCCGCGTCAACCTTCTTCAATTCGCTTGCATCTGATGAGCGCGTATTCCTGTTGATTCGTCATGGGGAACGCAGGCATATAACTCCTGAAGATCCTGATTTCGGTGCGCATGTTGGACTTACGGAGCGTGGGCGCGAGCAGGCCTTGTCGCTTGGCAAGTGCATTCCTGCCGAAGGCGATATGAGTTTCTTTTCGAGTCCGGTAGGGCGTTGCATGGAGACGGCTTCTTGTATCGCGAAAGGTCGCGGCATTGAAAATCCGCAGGTGCAACCGCTTGATTGCCTGGCGGAATACTTTGTTCAAGATTACGACGAATATACCAAGGTGTTGCGCGCCGGATTTTACGAAGGCATTTGCGAATGGCTGAAGAATGAGGCTGAGGGTAACCCGCGTGGCGATAAAGAAGCTTTTGCTCCGCTGCCTGCACGTTCTGAAGAAATGCTTTCGATGATGCTTGAAAAGGGTGGCGCCCGCTTCAACATTTTTGCGACGCACGATGCTTGGGTTGTTCCGTGTCTCACGCACTTTTGCAAGATGGCCTTTACGCCGCAACGCTGGATGAATTACTTGACGGGAATGGCCGTGGTTACCGATGCGCAGAAGAATGTGAAACGGATTGTGCCCGTGACAGGCCTAGATACCGGCTGGTTATTGTTTTAA
- a CDS encoding PLP-dependent aspartate aminotransferase family protein: MSNSKYIETKLIHGGIDGDSVTGAVNVPIYQTSTYKQAGLGENTGWEYSRTGNPTRAALEALIADLEGGVAGFAFGSGMAATSTVLSLFKQGDRIIISSNVYGGTFRVLDKVFKNLGITYSIEDTTDLATLDTKVTPDVKAFFIESPANPLLTVTDLAGVAAIAKKHGILTIVDNTFMTPYLQRPLELGADIVVHSATKYLGGHSDVVAGLAVTNNKGIAEKLAFNQNAVGAVLGPFDSFLLIRGIKTLGVRLDRHTENAERIARYLEQHEAVKHVYYPGLPTAQGYEINKKQAKNGGAMISFELYEGYDIKKFFKALQLISLAESLGGVESLVCHPATMTHASIPKEIREKVGITDGLIRLSVGIEKVDDIILDLNAGINAAKEA; encoded by the coding sequence ATGTCAAATTCAAAATACATTGAAACGAAACTCATTCACGGCGGTATCGATGGCGATAGCGTAACAGGTGCAGTCAATGTACCTATCTACCAGACTTCTACCTATAAGCAGGCTGGTCTCGGCGAAAATACCGGTTGGGAATATTCCCGCACGGGTAACCCCACCCGCGCCGCTCTCGAAGCGTTGATTGCCGACCTCGAAGGCGGTGTGGCAGGTTTTGCTTTTGGTAGCGGCATGGCGGCTACCTCTACGGTGCTTTCGCTGTTTAAGCAGGGCGATCGCATCATTATCTCTAGCAACGTTTATGGCGGAACCTTCCGCGTTTTGGACAAAGTATTCAAGAACCTCGGCATTACCTATTCTATTGAAGATACGACCGATTTGGCAACGCTCGATACCAAGGTGACGCCCGATGTGAAGGCCTTCTTTATCGAAAGCCCGGCAAACCCGCTCCTGACCGTGACGGACTTGGCTGGCGTCGCAGCCATCGCCAAGAAGCACGGAATTTTGACCATTGTCGATAACACCTTCATGACTCCTTATTTGCAGCGTCCGCTGGAACTTGGCGCCGACATCGTGGTGCATTCTGCGACCAAGTACTTGGGCGGCCATAGCGATGTGGTGGCTGGCCTTGCAGTGACCAACAATAAAGGAATCGCGGAAAAGCTTGCGTTCAATCAGAATGCCGTGGGTGCGGTGCTCGGCCCCTTCGATTCGTTCCTCCTGATTCGCGGTATCAAGACTCTTGGCGTGCGCCTCGATCGTCATACCGAAAATGCAGAACGCATCGCCCGCTACCTGGAACAGCATGAAGCTGTAAAGCACGTTTATTATCCGGGCCTTCCGACCGCTCAGGGTTACGAAATCAACAAGAAGCAGGCCAAGAACGGCGGCGCCATGATTTCGTTCGAACTGTACGAAGGTTACGACATCAAGAAATTCTTCAAGGCCCTGCAGCTGATTTCACTGGCTGAAAGTTTGGGCGGCGTCGAAAGCCTTGTATGCCATCCGGCTACCATGACCCATGCCTCTATTCCGAAGGAAATTCGCGAAAAGGTGGGCATTACCGACGGACTGATTCGTTTGTCTGTAGGTATCGAAAAAGTCGATGACATTATCTTGGATTTGAACGCCGGCATCAACGCCGCGAAGGAAGCATAA
- a CDS encoding PLP-dependent cysteine synthase family protein, whose protein sequence is MHYYESMQSLIGKTPLVKLTHVGLPEGVNLFAKLELWNPSGSVKDRTGLYMVNDAIEKGLLKPGGTIVEATAGNTGLGIAFAALNRGIRVIFVVPTKFSQEKQTLMRALGAELINTPREDGMLGAEKKAEELLTQIPGSVSLRQFRNMSNPLAHYETTGPEIYEDLDGQVDYVVAGAGSGGTFSGILKALKERNPNIKGVLADPVGSTMGGGEHGDYNIEGIGNDFIADTMDMSLVDQVIKINDDDAFGGARELAKKEGLIAGSSSGAAFTAAKKLIASGARGNIVFVAPDRGDRYFSKGLYE, encoded by the coding sequence ATGCATTACTATGAATCGATGCAATCTTTAATCGGGAAGACTCCGCTTGTAAAGCTTACGCACGTGGGACTCCCCGAAGGTGTAAACCTGTTTGCCAAACTGGAGCTCTGGAATCCCTCGGGTAGCGTGAAGGACCGCACCGGCCTTTACATGGTGAACGACGCGATTGAAAAGGGCCTCCTGAAACCGGGTGGAACCATTGTCGAAGCCACCGCAGGCAACACCGGCCTCGGCATCGCCTTCGCAGCCCTCAACCGCGGCATCCGTGTGATATTCGTGGTGCCCACCAAGTTCTCGCAAGAAAAGCAGACGCTCATGCGCGCTCTCGGAGCAGAACTCATCAACACCCCGCGTGAAGACGGAATGCTCGGCGCCGAAAAGAAAGCCGAAGAACTCCTGACGCAAATTCCGGGCTCCGTATCGCTCAGGCAGTTCCGCAACATGTCCAACCCGCTGGCCCATTACGAAACCACCGGCCCCGAAATCTACGAAGATTTGGATGGACAAGTTGACTACGTGGTGGCAGGCGCAGGAAGTGGCGGCACCTTCAGCGGCATTCTCAAGGCGCTCAAGGAACGCAATCCGAACATCAAGGGCGTGCTCGCAGACCCCGTAGGTTCTACTATGGGCGGCGGCGAACATGGCGACTACAACATCGAAGGAATTGGTAACGATTTCATTGCCGACACCATGGACATGTCGCTCGTAGATCAGGTCATCAAGATTAACGATGACGACGCCTTTGGCGGCGCTCGCGAACTCGCCAAGAAAGAAGGACTCATTGCAGGCTCCTCTTCGGGCGCAGCATTCACCGCAGCCAAAAAGCTCATCGCCTCGGGTGCCCGCGGAAACATCGTGTTCGTAGCCCCCGACCGCGGCGATCGTTACTTTAGCAAGGGATTGTACGAGTAA
- a CDS encoding carboxymuconolactone decarboxylase family protein, translated as MARVHLKQPNELTGEAKAAYEKLDAAGKVTNMKLVMLQDYGIYKAFMGWYDAWESLEKTVGLRAATIFAHSVSTTNGCLLCSLFFISDLKALGLDPNNFETSENEKLLQQLGQQIVKDPTKVPDELFEGLRKFYTDEQIIIIVGFGAQMQATNNFNSVLGVDVDKRLLPLKELFKPATWRENIK; from the coding sequence ATGGCTAGAGTACATTTAAAACAACCGAATGAATTGACTGGCGAAGCAAAGGCTGCTTACGAAAAGTTGGATGCTGCTGGCAAGGTGACCAACATGAAGTTGGTGATGCTCCAGGATTACGGTATCTACAAGGCTTTCATGGGCTGGTACGATGCTTGGGAAAGCCTCGAAAAGACGGTAGGTCTGCGTGCTGCAACGATTTTTGCACACTCGGTTTCTACGACGAACGGCTGCCTTCTCTGCTCGCTGTTCTTCATTAGCGACCTGAAGGCTCTGGGCCTCGATCCGAACAACTTCGAAACTTCGGAAAACGAGAAGCTTTTGCAGCAGCTGGGCCAGCAGATCGTGAAGGATCCGACAAAGGTTCCGGACGAACTTTTCGAAGGTCTTCGCAAATTCTATACCGACGAACAGATTATCATTATCGTTGGTTTTGGCGCTCAGATGCAGGCGACGAACAACTTCAACTCTGTCTTGGGTGTCGACGTTGACAAGCGTCTGTTGCCCTTGAAGGAATTGTTCAAGCCGGCAACTTGGAGAGAAAATATCAAGTAA
- a CDS encoding ABC transporter substrate-binding protein: MKNNYKVYLTALLAFGFALLAGACGNEKAEKQEAPQAEKSQFKFGTLELPILDGSLCGAPFYVAKEKGFFAEEGIDAKLIAADGETRKLGLSKGTYALTNSDFQFFQAIENGVDIKIVDGIHIGCIKVLVKRGSPYKTAADLKGKKIAVDEIGGTPHQAASLWLSLGGVSTKPEDNQVQFLPYADGNLALEALEQGQIDAAAIWDPLASAYEKSGKADVIMDVARDPVFDGRYCCFIYVSAKILKEEPAKIAALLRAIHKAEAWIAEHPEETVDIIAEGKYSEIEDKPLAVELIKSYVYTSLEQRKTLGRDVKGDLRYFSEQLKKIGYLTQDPDQFVANLYEEVDLNK; encoded by the coding sequence ATGAAGAACAACTACAAAGTTTATTTGACCGCCCTGCTCGCATTTGGCTTTGCCCTGTTGGCCGGAGCATGCGGTAACGAAAAAGCGGAAAAACAGGAAGCCCCGCAGGCAGAAAAATCCCAGTTCAAGTTCGGTACTTTGGAACTCCCGATTCTGGACGGTTCCTTGTGCGGTGCGCCTTTCTACGTGGCTAAGGAAAAGGGATTCTTTGCCGAAGAAGGAATTGATGCCAAGTTGATCGCCGCTGATGGCGAAACGCGTAAGCTGGGCCTTAGCAAGGGCACTTATGCGCTCACGAATTCTGACTTCCAGTTTTTCCAGGCGATTGAAAACGGCGTAGACATTAAGATTGTCGATGGTATTCACATCGGTTGCATCAAGGTGCTTGTAAAGAGGGGCTCGCCCTACAAGACTGCTGCTGATTTGAAGGGCAAGAAGATTGCTGTCGATGAAATCGGTGGCACGCCGCATCAGGCTGCAAGCCTTTGGCTTTCGCTGGGCGGTGTCTCGACGAAGCCCGAAGATAATCAGGTGCAGTTCTTGCCTTATGCCGACGGTAACTTGGCTCTTGAAGCTTTGGAACAGGGCCAGATTGATGCCGCTGCCATTTGGGATCCGCTCGCTTCTGCTTACGAAAAGTCGGGCAAGGCCGACGTGATTATGGATGTGGCGAGGGACCCGGTATTTGACGGTCGCTACTGCTGCTTCATTTATGTGTCTGCCAAGATTCTGAAGGAAGAACCGGCAAAGATTGCAGCACTCCTGCGTGCGATTCACAAGGCGGAAGCCTGGATTGCCGAACACCCCGAAGAAACGGTTGACATTATTGCCGAAGGCAAGTATTCCGAAATCGAAGACAAGCCGCTGGCTGTTGAACTGATCAAGAGCTATGTGTACACTTCGCTGGAACAGCGCAAGACTCTTGGCCGCGACGTGAAGGGCGACTTGCGTTACTTTAGCGAACAGCTCAAGAAGATTGGCTACCTCACGCAGGATCCCGACCAGTTTGTCGCGAACCTGTACGAAGAAGTCGATTTGAACAAGTAA
- a CDS encoding ABC transporter permease, with product MNIVLTISGFLIAFLVNLLFPQVAENVRIKEYVFGGFRVDDNLAYRLVLLAIIAYYAVYTVVLFVRKASADKVAKFFAGAKFRFAVGLALAAWDILGTKLLFLPQPFFPGPAIIMDAFIGDTKFIWQNTLYSLRLFVAGFSVGVVTGVLTGVLIGWYPRARYWILPVLNICGVIPAVAWMPFALTLFPTSFAAATFLIAICSWFPVATMTADGVQGTPKSLFELSRTFGAGQLYQIFHIAIPHAMPQIFTGIMTAAAFGFTTLVMAEMMGQPGGLGYYINTSKVWSAYYKVFAAIVVMAVLFSAILKVVGVVQRYVLRWQKGVVR from the coding sequence ATGAACATTGTTTTGACGATTTCAGGTTTCCTGATCGCCTTCTTGGTAAACTTGCTTTTTCCGCAGGTGGCCGAAAATGTGCGAATCAAGGAATATGTTTTTGGCGGGTTTAGAGTTGACGACAATTTGGCATACCGCTTAGTTTTGCTTGCCATTATTGCCTATTACGCGGTCTATACGGTGGTGCTGTTTGTCCGCAAGGCGAGTGCAGATAAGGTGGCGAAATTTTTCGCGGGCGCGAAGTTCCGTTTCGCGGTTGGCTTGGCTCTTGCGGCATGGGATATTCTCGGAACCAAGTTGCTGTTTTTGCCGCAGCCGTTCTTTCCGGGGCCTGCGATTATTATGGACGCCTTTATTGGCGATACCAAATTCATTTGGCAGAATACGCTTTATTCGCTGCGCCTTTTCGTGGCCGGATTTTCGGTGGGTGTAGTGACAGGCGTGTTGACGGGGGTACTGATCGGTTGGTATCCGAGGGCTCGCTACTGGATTTTGCCGGTGCTCAACATTTGCGGTGTGATTCCTGCGGTGGCGTGGATGCCTTTTGCTTTGACGCTTTTCCCGACTTCGTTTGCGGCGGCGACTTTCTTGATAGCGATTTGCTCCTGGTTCCCGGTGGCGACCATGACGGCCGACGGGGTGCAGGGTACGCCGAAGTCGCTGTTTGAACTTTCGCGCACTTTTGGCGCGGGGCAGCTGTACCAGATTTTCCATATTGCGATTCCCCATGCGATGCCGCAGATTTTTACGGGCATTATGACGGCGGCTGCGTTTGGCTTTACTACGCTCGTGATGGCCGAAATGATGGGGCAGCCGGGCGGTCTTGGCTACTACATTAACACTTCAAAAGTCTGGAGCGCTTATTACAAGGTGTTTGCAGCGATTGTCGTGATGGCTGTGCTGTTCTCGGCGATTTTGAAGGTGGTTGGCGTGGTGCAGCGTTATGTGCTTCGCTGGCAGAAAGGCGTTGTGCGATAG
- a CDS encoding ABC transporter ATP-binding protein, which produces MMDILDKEKILKIREVNRSFIDERTGEPRQILKDINLSVFEGEFISILGASGCGKTTLLRLIAGLDPVQEGKIILDGEPVHGPDSKRGYVFQQGCLFPWLTVEDNIAMGLKIRGVYKQNKDKVHDFIEKIGLGGFEKNFPHQISGGMAQRVAIARALINDPEILLLDEPMGALDSFTRADIQNLLLELRKERNTTMILVTHDIDEALYLSDRIVIMTPRPGRISEVLEIRDSFPRERGSAQFLEKRRNILERFNLARSNTAPEYVI; this is translated from the coding sequence ATGATGGATATTTTAGATAAAGAAAAAATCTTGAAGATTCGCGAAGTAAACCGCTCCTTTATCGATGAACGCACGGGCGAACCGCGACAGATTTTGAAAGATATCAATCTTTCTGTTTTTGAGGGCGAATTCATTTCGATTCTGGGCGCATCGGGTTGCGGCAAGACGACGCTTTTGCGCTTGATTGCGGGGCTCGACCCGGTTCAAGAGGGCAAGATTATTCTTGATGGCGAACCGGTGCATGGGCCAGATTCCAAGCGCGGTTATGTGTTCCAGCAGGGTTGCCTTTTCCCGTGGCTCACGGTAGAAGACAACATCGCGATGGGTCTCAAGATTCGTGGCGTTTACAAGCAGAATAAGGATAAGGTTCACGATTTTATCGAAAAAATCGGTCTTGGCGGATTCGAAAAGAATTTCCCGCACCAGATTAGTGGCGGTATGGCGCAGCGCGTGGCAATTGCGCGTGCGTTGATTAATGATCCTGAAATCTTGTTGCTCGATGAACCCATGGGGGCGCTGGATTCGTTTACCCGTGCAGACATCCAGAACTTGCTTTTGGAACTTCGCAAGGAACGCAATACCACGATGATTTTGGTGACTCACGATATTGACGAAGCGCTTTACTTGTCTGATCGTATCGTGATTATGACGCCGCGTCCGGGGCGCATTAGCGAGGTGCTTGAAATTCGCGACAGTTTCCCGCGTGAAAGAGGCTCGGCGCAGTTCCTGGAAAAACGCCGCAATATTTTAGAGCGCTTTAATCTTGCACGTTCCAATACGGCGCCGGAATATGTCATTTAG
- a CDS encoding aminotransferase class III-fold pyridoxal phosphate-dependent enzyme — protein sequence MSNNISYVAGENAASYEKARKYNLFSFANAPHKDYKPFFVDHADGIYVYDGAGKEYIDIASELVNVNIGFNNRHIIEAVQKQVERLAYIAPRHAFAEAGELSELLIEKIAPKNMKKVLFTLGGSEANEFAIRFVKAFTGRDKIFSKYESYHGSTYGASSLTGESERASLFPTIPGFIKYPAPHLYGYDIKFASEEEATKHFLSRLEYQIQQECPESVAAVFIESVTGSNGVYLYPKGYLKGVREICDKYGILMVCDEVMSGFLRTGEWFACQADGVEPDLITFAKGVNSAYAPLGGVLISEKIANYYEENAFTAGLTYNAHPLGVAAAIACIEEYFRLDVKGNVKKQEPLLKKKLAELKAKHPSVGDVRSVGLFGAIEFSYSKDHKDVIRKNAAGEPFLGNFITKLRNDYGILTMGGGSTIIVAPPLIINEAQLDEIFDRLDKAISEYADGLIK from the coding sequence ATGTCAAATAACATTAGTTATGTGGCGGGAGAAAATGCCGCCTCTTATGAAAAGGCACGAAAGTATAACCTGTTTTCTTTCGCAAATGCCCCCCATAAAGATTACAAGCCGTTCTTTGTAGACCATGCCGACGGTATCTACGTTTACGATGGTGCAGGCAAGGAATACATCGATATCGCGTCGGAACTGGTCAACGTGAATATCGGCTTTAACAATCGCCACATTATTGAAGCGGTGCAAAAGCAGGTGGAACGTTTGGCTTACATCGCTCCGCGTCATGCCTTTGCCGAAGCGGGCGAACTCAGCGAACTCTTGATCGAAAAGATTGCGCCGAAGAACATGAAAAAGGTGCTGTTTACGCTGGGTGGCTCCGAAGCGAATGAATTTGCCATCCGTTTTGTGAAGGCGTTTACGGGCCGCGACAAGATTTTCTCGAAGTATGAATCTTATCACGGAAGCACTTACGGTGCGTCGAGCTTGACGGGCGAAAGCGAACGCGCTTCGCTGTTCCCGACGATTCCCGGATTCATCAAGTATCCGGCTCCGCACCTTTACGGTTACGACATTAAATTTGCAAGTGAGGAAGAAGCGACCAAGCATTTCCTTTCTCGCCTGGAATATCAGATTCAGCAGGAATGCCCGGAATCGGTGGCGGCTGTGTTTATTGAATCGGTCACCGGTTCTAATGGCGTTTATCTTTACCCCAAGGGATACCTGAAGGGTGTCCGCGAAATCTGCGACAAGTACGGAATTTTGATGGTGTGCGACGAGGTCATGAGCGGCTTCTTGCGCACGGGTGAATGGTTCGCCTGCCAGGCCGATGGCGTGGAACCGGACCTGATTACTTTTGCAAAGGGTGTGAACAGCGCTTACGCTCCGCTCGGCGGCGTGCTCATTAGCGAAAAGATTGCGAATTATTATGAAGAAAATGCCTTTACTGCAGGGCTTACCTATAATGCGCATCCGCTGGGCGTTGCGGCGGCTATTGCCTGTATCGAAGAATATTTCCGCCTGGATGTCAAGGGCAATGTGAAAAAGCAGGAACCCCTTTTGAAGAAAAAACTTGCGGAGCTTAAGGCGAAACACCCTTCTGTTGGTGACGTGCGTTCTGTGGGCCTTTTCGGAGCCATCGAATTCAGCTACAGCAAAGATCATAAGGACGTGATTCGCAAGAATGCGGCTGGTGAACCTTTCCTTGGAAACTTCATCACGAAACTCCGCAACGATTACGGCATTCTCACGATGGGCGGCGGCTCCACGATTATTGTGGCTCCTCCGCTGATTATCAACGAGGCTCAGCTGGATGAAATCTTTGATCGTCTGGACAAAGCGATTAGCGAATACGCCGACGGTTTAATAAAATAA
- a CDS encoding O-acetylhomoserine aminocarboxypropyltransferase/cysteine synthase family protein produces the protein MSNQFSFDTLKLHAGYNPAEHNHAVSVPIYQTTAFTLDTVKRSDDLFYFDSAEALYTRLSNPTTDVLDARLTALHPGATGAVTLSSGMAAVTYSLLNVTAGKGRILATARSYGGSFDSFEQIFGETGVKYDIVENPDDPANFEALVKEDTKVIYIESITNPNATILDIEAIANIAHKHGIPLIVDNTVATPYLLNPFDFGADVVVYSATKGLTGHGNVIAGAIVENGKFNWKNGKFPQFNGQPHFLVSQQGVPRSFYDVFPDTPFTGRIRAIHLNYLGGAIAPFNSYLVLLGIETLSERLSKSVKSAEKIVEFLETRPEVSWVNHPHAKNSKYKALAAKYFPKGAGAILSFGLKKNDRATIIKFLEAVKVFSFQANIGDARSLIINPSTTTHIELPERAQELADIHSETIRLSIGLEDVNDLIADLEQAFAAIQ, from the coding sequence ATGTCAAATCAATTTTCTTTTGATACGCTTAAATTGCACGCAGGCTATAATCCTGCTGAACACAACCACGCCGTTTCGGTGCCCATTTACCAGACAACCGCATTTACGCTCGACACCGTAAAGCGCAGCGACGATCTGTTTTATTTCGACAGCGCCGAAGCACTTTATACACGACTTTCTAATCCGACAACGGATGTACTTGACGCGCGCCTTACGGCACTCCACCCGGGAGCAACCGGAGCTGTCACGCTTTCTTCGGGCATGGCCGCGGTTACGTATTCGCTTTTGAACGTCACAGCAGGCAAAGGCAGAATCCTTGCAACAGCTCGTTCTTACGGCGGATCTTTCGATAGTTTCGAACAAATTTTCGGAGAGACGGGCGTCAAGTATGACATTGTAGAAAACCCTGACGATCCGGCAAATTTCGAGGCACTCGTCAAAGAAGACACCAAAGTAATCTACATTGAATCGATTACCAACCCGAACGCCACCATTCTGGATATCGAAGCGATCGCAAATATCGCCCACAAGCACGGAATCCCGCTGATTGTCGACAACACCGTGGCAACCCCCTACTTGCTGAATCCATTTGATTTCGGCGCCGACGTGGTTGTTTATTCGGCCACCAAGGGCCTTACAGGCCACGGCAACGTGATTGCCGGTGCCATTGTAGAAAACGGCAAGTTCAACTGGAAAAACGGAAAGTTCCCACAGTTCAACGGCCAGCCGCATTTCTTGGTGTCGCAGCAGGGCGTACCCCGCAGTTTTTACGACGTGTTCCCGGATACGCCTTTCACCGGCCGCATCCGCGCCATTCACCTGAATTACCTGGGCGGTGCCATCGCCCCGTTCAATTCTTACTTGGTGCTTCTTGGAATTGAAACCCTTTCGGAACGTCTTTCGAAATCGGTAAAGTCTGCTGAAAAGATTGTAGAATTTTTGGAAACGCGCCCCGAAGTTTCTTGGGTCAATCACCCGCACGCAAAAAACAGCAAGTACAAGGCGCTCGCCGCCAAGTATTTCCCCAAGGGTGCCGGCGCAATCCTGAGTTTTGGCCTTAAAAAGAACGACCGCGCAACCATTATCAAGTTCTTGGAAGCCGTAAAAGTATTCAGTTTCCAGGCAAACATCGGTGATGCCCGTTCGCTCATTATCAACCCGTCTACAACCACCCACATCGAGCTCCCGGAACGCGCTCAGGAATTGGCCGATATCCATTCCGAAACCATCCGCCTCTCGATTGGTCTTGAAGACGTGAACGATTTGATTGCCGACCTGGAACAAGCCTTCGCCGCAATCCAATAG
- a CDS encoding DUF4418 family protein, translating to MKQYKVFVVANLIFGVLLIVLTKLILPVCHPMGGGTMSCEISTTVDAFLGLALLANAVVAAGLLKKKAHVILSAVTLVLGVFVSLVPTVIVGVCPHAHMACHAITGPVLAVFGVLIALFAALNLIYLKLRRRNEQD from the coding sequence ATGAAACAGTACAAAGTATTTGTTGTTGCTAATCTTATTTTCGGCGTATTGCTGATTGTACTTACCAAGTTGATTTTGCCTGTTTGCCATCCGATGGGTGGTGGAACCATGAGCTGTGAAATTTCGACGACGGTAGATGCTTTTTTAGGACTTGCGTTGCTAGCAAATGCCGTCGTTGCTGCGGGGCTCCTTAAAAAGAAAGCACATGTCATTCTTTCTGCAGTAACGCTTGTGCTTGGTGTTTTTGTTTCGCTTGTGCCAACGGTGATTGTGGGGGTGTGCCCGCATGCTCACATGGCATGCCATGCGATAACGGGGCCGGTGCTTGCTGTGTTTGGTGTGCTGATTGCGCTTTTTGCGGCGCTGAATTTGATTTACTTGAAACTGAGGAGGCGAAATGAACAAGACTGA
- a CDS encoding ABC transporter permease — translation MNKTDLNLIIENYLRNPFRSFGLSLLIALLASVLLVGGLLSFSLSKGLNRLSSRLGADVIVIPQGSEINDQTVLLQGDSKYTYLPQGSLEFIRGLDGVEIATPQYFLTTLNSSCCEQKVMIIGFEPASDFVIQPWIHEVLTDKLPKGAIVVGSEISVGEKKTVKFFDHEYPVAATLEPVGNKLDQAVFVDVATLADIREAAKAKGVIFLHQDVKSEGSDSPIYSSVLIKLRAGADIERLSQEIHTRFDGVQIRTRKDLFSGLEKSANFLQIVVWSIVALFLVIAVAAIVISFSLSTRERRREYALLRIVGYARKRLRTLVLGESLLVSAVGTYIGLLLSSVAFFTFKIWIGEHVNVPFIVPGNAEIAAVYAVVVLLLHSVGPLAVYGVANKVSKIDAYAALREVEH, via the coding sequence ATGAACAAGACTGATTTGAATTTGATTATTGAAAATTACTTGCGAAACCCATTCCGCAGTTTTGGGCTTTCACTTTTGATTGCTTTGCTCGCCTCGGTGCTTTTGGTGGGTGGACTTTTGTCGTTTTCGCTTTCGAAGGGCCTGAATCGTCTTTCGTCTCGCTTGGGGGCCGATGTCATCGTGATTCCGCAGGGGAGCGAAATCAACGACCAGACTGTACTTTTGCAGGGCGATTCCAAGTACACCTATTTGCCGCAGGGCTCGCTAGAATTTATTCGTGGCCTTGACGGCGTAGAAATTGCGACGCCGCAGTATTTTTTGACCACCTTGAATTCTAGCTGCTGCGAACAGAAAGTCATGATTATCGGTTTCGAGCCGGCTTCTGATTTTGTGATTCAGCCTTGGATTCACGAGGTCCTTACGGATAAACTCCCTAAGGGTGCTATCGTGGTGGGCAGTGAAATTAGCGTGGGCGAGAAAAAGACCGTCAAGTTCTTTGACCATGAATACCCCGTGGCGGCCACCCTTGAACCGGTCGGCAACAAGTTGGACCAGGCCGTTTTTGTAGATGTGGCGACACTTGCCGATATCCGCGAGGCAGCTAAGGCCAAGGGCGTGATTTTCTTGCATCAGGATGTCAAATCCGAAGGTTCGGATTCGCCGATTTACTCCAGCGTTTTAATTAAACTTCGCGCAGGGGCTGATATCGAGCGCCTCTCTCAAGAAATTCATACCCGCTTTGACGGCGTGCAAATTCGCACCCGCAAGGATTTGTTCTCGGGTCTTGAAAAGTCGGCGAACTTTTTGCAGATTGTGGTGTGGTCAATCGTGGCCCTTTTCTTGGTGATTGCGGTTGCCGCGATTGTGATTTCGTTTTCACTTTCGACTCGCGAACGCAGGCGTGAATATGCGCTTTTGCGAATTGTGGGCTATGCCCGCAAACGTTTAAGGACTCTTGTGCTGGGCGAATCGCTGCTGGTTTCGGCGGTAGGAACGTACATTGGCTTGCTGCTTTCGAGCGTGGCATTTTTCACTTTTAAAATTTGGATTGGCGAACATGTGAACGTGCCCTTCATTGTTCCGGGAAATGCCGAAATCGCGGCTGTTTACGCTGTGGTAGTTTTGCTTTTGCATTCGGTGGGGCCGTTGGCTGTTTATGGTGTGGCAAATAAGGTGAGCAAGATTGATGCCTACGCCGCTTTGAGGGAGGTAGAACATTGA